Genomic segment of Carassius auratus strain Wakin unplaced genomic scaffold, ASM336829v1 scaf_tig00050813, whole genome shotgun sequence:
caaccacttggggtaccctagcaaccacatagcaacaccctagcaaccatcccagataccctagcaaccgcatagcaacaccatagcaaccaccccagataccctagcaaccgcttaacaacaccctagcaaccaccccagataccctagcaaccgcatggcaacaccctagcaaccactccggggtaccctagcaaccgcatggcaacaccctagcaaccaccccagataccctagcaaccgcatagcaacatcctaacaaccaccccgggtaccctagcaaccacatagcaacaccctagcaacctctctgggtaccctagcaaccgcatggcaacaccctagcaaccactccggggtaccctagcaaccgcatagcaacaccctagcaaccaccccagataccctagcaacggcatggcaacaccctagcaaccactccggggtaccctagcaactctttagcaacaccctagcaaccaccccgggtaccctagcaaccacatagcaacaccctagcaaccatcccaggtaccctagcaaccgcatagcaacaccctagcaaccaccccgggtaccctagcaaccacatagcaacaccttagcaaccactctgggtaccctagcaaccacatagcaacaccctagcaaccatcccaggtaccctagcaaccgcatagcaacaccctagcaaccaccccgggtaccctagcaaccacatagcaacaccctagcaaccatcccaggtaccctagcaaccacatagcaacaccttagcaaccactcggggtaccctagcaactgcatagcaacaccctagcaaccgtcccagaaaccctagcaaccgcatagcaacaccttagcaaccactacggtaccctagcaactccttagcaacaccctagcaaccgcatggcaacaccctagcaaccacattgcAACACCCTTTCAATCACTATGGGTTTCCTAGCAACCGCACggcaacaccttaacaaccactaCGGGTACCCTTGCGACTGCATAGCAATtaacaaactttttaacttaacttaaaatgtaattttaaactttttaaactttctcGCTagactttctcaagccaacttaaagtttgtcttgacgaacttttttatctagttaagttggcttgagaaagccaacttactgatattctatttaaacttattaagttggcttgagaaagccaacttactgaaatccgtcttaaacttattattattattcttccttttctgagactaaaacttctgactctaactcctcctagagctttaactctacagactccaaactcggcccagctcttcagactgatctccccgggtgtgctatatcttttctaactgatcggacttacggttttcataaaaatgaagattaaaaatcataaaaactcccatagacttacattgaaaagcctctgctcatctgaacattccgtcaaactccaactgtcaaaaattcaaatctaaacacactgaagcccattaaactcatagtctatACGCCTTATTCAGCCCGCCGCCATTTTGATtcgaaaacgaggctgtgagggatagcaGTCAGCAGCGTTCACTATGGCGTATTGTTGTGTACCGGGATGCCGGTCGTTTAGCCGTCAAAATAAAGACAATACGTCATTTCACAAATTTCCACAGGACAGAGAACTTCAGAAAAAGTGGATTGTTAAAATTCGACGGGACATTGGACCTAATTTTCAGGTAACAATATTGCATTTATGGAAAAAAGGACTGTGTACCCTAACGTTAGCCTTTTGGCTAAACGCTAATTTCTAACGGGAGCatgtttattttcctttaaacGCCTGCATATagctaaaatataatattttaccacAACAACTAAGTTCAAAATCTCAATTTTTCATAGATTACAAAGAACACACGAGTGTGCTCGAAACATTTCTCTCCGGAATGTTTTTCAAGAACACTGACTGGAATCAGGAAGCTAAAGGGAGGTTCAGTTCCCTCCGTGTTTACATGGACTCAACAGCCAAACGAAAGGAAAACCTTACGATCGTAAGTGAAAAAGATCTATTCTTCAAATGAtgttatatagattaaaataattaatttgtgatAAGAGCGTACAGCTAGGTCATAAGCACCTttcatacatttacatgaaataaatatgaaCGTGTCAAGTCTTACAAAATACTACTGggtagaaactttatttttatgcaaagtgaaatgtatttaatagttTGCTGTGTACTGTTTGGTATCAACcccttttaaaatatcaaatttatgttcagaacattatttttgtttctgcTTTAGACAAGAAAAATGGCATTTAGAGGAAGAACATGAGGAAGATGAAAGGTGAGCAGAAATGGAGGAAACTAATAAACATGTAAATTAACGTTACTCTAAAAGTTTTGTGTCTCATTATGGTGATATGCAAGTTGTATAGTTCAATCAATGACAGAACAGAGGTTGCACAAAATATTAATACCTGCAAAAATAGCCAATATTTCTTTAAGTTGTTTGTTCACAATCTTTATTAGTGTTTGATGGCCCCCATCAttcactttttgttttatattctttttcactgatttagtcataataataattagtcatAGGCCTAAtcttaaaatctgtttttttaaatgcacaacaaCTGAGCTTAAGGTTACagatgtttttgttaaataggCTCTGATAATTAGCTCTATTTGGATATCTAACCTGTTACCAATTTCACACTCAAGTACAGCCATTACTAAACACTGCGTAAAACCAATAATAGacaaacaagaaaatataaacaaaaatatgaataaattatattcacaaTATCCCCCACAAACTACATACATGTTATTAACCCCTATAATAATtggtgttcacattattttatgCAATCAACTGTTTACTATTGTTACATGACTGTTCTCTTCTTTCTCTACAGTTCTACAAAGGATGGACCAAGCAACGAAGAATGGTTAGTAGAAATCTATCATACAAAATGTGTACCATATTTtctgcactataaggcgcacttaaaagcctttaattttctcaaaaaatgacAGTAAGCCTTATAACCCGGAGTgctttatatatggatcaaggcgctcAAGGCGTCTTTATATGACTGttttgttgacattccctttatcACAGCTctatctagtggatgcataacacaaacccagtcaaacgtttgactgcagtatcttctattctatgcgccttataatccggtgcgccctatatatgaaaacagttctaataggccattcattgaaggtgtgcCTTATGGTGTGCCTTACAGTGTGGAAATACGGTATATAAATGCATCAAAtgagaaataaacatgaatatagaATAGGTGTATAAAATCTTACTTGCctgctctcattctctctctctgtaagaGCCATATtgcataattcattatttaaattgaGTATCACAACTATTTGTGTTATGTTGCATGTTCTGGTtatattttgttgtgtgtgtatatatatatatatatatatatatatatatatatatatatatatatatatattattttttttaagttgtaaaccAAGTGGATTTATGTGAGAAGACTGTAAGAAGTGTTAAACAATTGATGTTGAAAATAAACTAAGAAATAAAAGCACATCATGGACTCTTGTGTCATTGAATAAGCGAGTGCAACAAGACAGATATGCGTCAAAACTTGTGGATTAATTATAAGAAAATGTACATGTCCCATTAACACTCTCAGTTTCTCAATCTAGTCATGTCACAGAGATGCCAAACACTGATCATGATTATTGTGTGGAGCCCATGACTACAGAGGAGAAGCTTGTGGCTGCACAAGAGGAAATTTCTCGTCTGTCTGCTGAAAATGAAGCACTCAGAAGTAATCAGTTTGGCATTCAGAACTTTATGGGTAATCCAAAACTCATACAGTTTTACACTGGGTTCCCTGACTATGACACTGTAAGAGCCGTTTCTTGGCTCTACAGCCCACAGCACAGAGCATGGCCTCATGGGCTCAAGTGCAAAGAATCAATCAAACAAACCAACACTCACTGAGGGTTGGATTCCAGGCTCAACATCTCTCCCtgtttaatcagttttttttgtttctttgccgGATTAGATTGGGCCTTCTTGAACAAGACCTTGCTGTGCGTTTCAGTGTTTCACAAAGTACAGTCAGTAGAATTTGTGTAACCTGGGCAAATTATTTGTACTTCATGCTGGGGAGTCTGCCTATATGGCCAAGTAGATCTGCAGTTGATGAACTTATGCCAGAGTATTTTAAAGCTCTCTACCCCAAAACCAGAGTCATCCTGGATTGTACTGAAATTCGAGTCCAATCTGCCAGCTCTAAGGTACTGAACTCTGAGACTTACTCACACTACAAAGGCACGACTACACTCAAATCTCTGGTTGGAATTTCCCCGGATGGGAGCATGACTTTTTGTGAGCAGTCTTTACACCGGAAGCATCTCTGATAAAGAGATCACCAAGTCATCTGGCATTTTGAATCTTCTCGAAGAGGGTGATGCTGTGATGGTAGACAAAGGCTTTTTAATCAAAGACCTACTTGATGAAATTAATGCCACAGTAGTTATTCCACCTTTTCTCGGCCCAAGCGGACAGTTCAGCCATGAGGATCTTGCACACAACACACAACATTGCTCGTTTGAGGATTCACATTGAACGGGCCATTCGACGAATCAAGGAATATCACATTTTTGATCGTGTGATTCCTTTGTCATTGGCTGGTTCTGTAAATCAGCTCTGGACTGTGTGTTCTATCCTCACAAATTTTCACGGTCCACTGTTTTGAGttaacatataaaaacaaaaaaagtgcacaTGGAATCACAAAAGTgcaattttgtatatttattatatagtttatacaCTGGATTACATGTAtattaagaaaaatgttaaaaattttagatattttttaaataaaatgatacaatttCTATAATACTGAATTTTTACATATTGTAATTCTTACCACATTTTTGTTACAAAagcatttcaatataaaaatgtacctTTTAATTAGTTTCTCTTTGTAATAACATTTGTA
This window contains:
- the LOC113089633 gene encoding THAP domain-containing protein 1-like, with amino-acid sequence MAYCCVPGCRSFSRQNKDNTSFHKFPQDRELQKKWIVKIRRDIGPNFQITKNTRVCSKHFSPECFSRTLTGIRKLKGGSVPSVFTWTQQPNERKTLRSQEKWHLEEEHEEDESSTKDGPSNEECHVTEMPNTDHDYCVEPMTTEEKLVAAQEEISRLSAENEALRSNQFGIQNFMDWAFLNKTLLCVSVFHKVQSVEFV